A DNA window from Fusarium fujikuroi IMI 58289 draft genome, chromosome FFUJ_chr11 contains the following coding sequences:
- a CDS encoding related to nonphototropic hypocotyl protein 1, whose product MPTQHLNLVDDEMDSQPPPIPLRAQTPRRQVAMKQSFETQDLGDGMANFDPELLQAPSSRASSRAMSYRTQESQIWSHKDRDASSISSVYVPTHLPALQAKGAGLDRDGLEPLTEEEYDPASFDLVVPAHAMGKQYTLETQSELLFSVKHLSVIFDDPVLLQRFTNFLSASRPSSVPLLTYYLDTLKAMKAINYANSLTGSLKTIDGHDFTADPVTATVNEALAKRATEAFQAMVNHDLPAYITHTYIQTVSITIKRRITDTLAPQLRDLSEGLAEVFCLTDPSRSDNPIVFASEEFHRTTQYGMDYVLGRNCRFLQGPKTNPFSVKRIREKLAAGQDHCETFLNYRRDGSPFMNLLMVSPLYDSRGVVRYHLGAQVDVSGLVKECAGLDSLETLMADENPENERYPGESEQRKKNEEKDEFQELAEMFDLAELKTVREAGGAFHRTHQQDVRQTDAVPANWNKPRLVFRDDATINRRPSDPVLHDTAMASFGGRLSGIYKHYLLVRPYPSLRILFASPSLRVPGMLQSSFLSRIGGSDRVRETLTQAFAGGNGLTAKIRWLSKAEVQTKNRNSRAMDHSASGDGGQAPPANPGRNRWIHCTPLLGSNGAVGVWMVVLIDDESDQAFMRGLRREAPPVQPQPVQQQQQPQASHELYGDDDKMSLSSFAAAHRNI is encoded by the exons ATGCCGACTCAACATCTTAACCTCGTTGACGACGAGATGGattctcaacctccaccCATTCCCCTGCGAGCGCAAACACCAAGACGACAAGTTGCGATGAAGCAAAG CTTTGAGACGCAGGATTTAGGCGACGGAATGGCAAATTTCGACCCAGAGCTTTTACAGGCACCATCATCGAGAGCCTCGAGCCGAGCCATGTCGTACCGAACGCAAGAATCGCAAATATGGTCACATAAAGACAGAGATGCATCGTCAATCTCGTCTGTATACGTCCCTACACATCTTCCTGCGCTGCAAGCAAAAGGCGCTGGCCTGGATCGTGATGGACTGGAGCCTTTGACCGAGGAGGAGTATGACCCCGCGTCATTCGACCTCGTCGTTCCGGCGCATGCGATGGGAAAACAGTATACACTCGAGACACAATCCGAGCTGCTTTTCTCAGTGAAGCATCTGTCTGTCATCTTCGACGACCCTGTTCTTCTGCAGCGCTTCACGAACTTCCTGTCTGCGTCGCGGCCGAGTTCAGTCCCCCTCTTGACGTACTACCTCGACACGCTCAAGGCGATGAAGGCAATTAATTACGCCAATTCGCTGACCGGATCGCTCAAGACAATTGATGGCCATGATTTCACAGCCGATCCTGTCACGGCGACTGTCAACGAGGCATTGGCGAAGCGGGCTACCGAGGCTTTCCAAGCCATGGTGAACCATGACCTACCTGCGTACATCACCCACACATACATTCAGACTGTCAGCATCACGATCAAGAGAAGAATAACGGACACACTGGCACCTCAATTGCGCGACCTATCAGAAGGTTTGGCAGAGGTGTTCTGTTTGACAGACCCATCGAGATCCGACAACCCAATTGTTTTCGCAAGTGAAG AGTTCCACAGAACAACTCAGTATGGTATGGACTATGTCCTCGGCCGCAACTGTCGCTTCCTTCAAGGCCCGAAGACGAACCCCTTCAGCGTCAAGAGAATCCGAGAAAAGCTCGCAGCCGGCCAAGATCACTGCGAAACATTCCTCAACTACCGTCGCGATGGATCCCCATTCATGAACTTGCTCATGGTTTCTCCGCTGTACGACTCTCGCGGCGTTGTGCGATACCATCTCGGTGCCCAAGTCGACGTCTCCGGCCTCGTCAAGGAATGCGCTGGCCTGGACTCACTGGAGACACTGATGGCGGATGAGAATCCCGAGAACGAGCGCTACCCTGGCGAGTCGGagcaaagaaagaagaatgaggagaaAGACGAGTTCCAAGAGTTGGCTGAGATGTTTGATCTCGCTGAGCTCAAGACTGTTCGCGAAGCAGGCGGTGCGTTCCACCGTACGCACCAGCAAGATGTTCGACAAACAGACGCAGTCCCTGCGAATTGGAACAAGCCTCGCCTGGTCTTCCGCGACGATGCCACCATCAATCGACGCCCTTCAGATCCCGTCCTCCACGACACAGCCATGGCAAGCTTCGGTGGCCGCCTCAGTGGTATCTACAAACACTACCTCCTCGTCCGGCCCTACCCCAGTCTCCGCATTCTGTTTGCCTCACCGTCCCTCCGCGTGCCCGGCATGCTGCAGAGTTCATTCCTCTCCCGCATTGGTGGCTCAGACCGCGTCCGCGAAACCCTCACCCAGGCCTTCGCGGGCGGCAACGGTCTCACCGCCAAGATCCGATGGCTCTCCAAGGCAGAAGTACAGACTAAGAACCGTAACTCTCGCGCCATGGATCATTCTGCCAGTGGGGATGGtggtcaagctcctcctgcAAACCCAGGCCGTAACCGCTGGATCCACTGCACGCCTTTGTTAGGTTCAAATGGAGCTGTTGGTGTTTGGATGGTCGTTCTTATTGATGATGAGTCGGATCAGGCTTTTATGCGAGGCTTGAGGAGAGAGGCCCCGCCTGTGCAGCCGCAGCCtgttcagcagcagcagcagccacaGGCGTCGCATGAGCTGtatggcgacgatgataagATGAGTTTGAGTAGTTTTGCAGCTGCGCACAGGAATATCTGA
- a CDS encoding probable carbonic anhydrase, translating to MSSSIVPEYEAANEQYAAAFNKGDLALPPSRHVAVVACMDARLDPAQVLGIELGSAHVIRNAGGRAADALRSVIISQQLLGTREIVIVHHTDCGMLTFSDLDLKTKVRKDLGEDVDHIAFLPFGDLEQSVRDDITFLKKSPLVLDVPITGYIYDVKSGRINKVDA from the exons ATGTCTTCTTCAATCGTCCCAGAGTATGAGGCTGCGAATGAGCAGTATGCCGCAGCCTTCAACAAAGGAGAccttgctcttcctccatctcg TCACGTCGCTGTCGTTGCTTGCATGGATGCTCGTCTCGACCCAGCTCAGGTTCTCGGGATCGAGCTTGGCTCGGCCCACGTAATCCGCAATGCAGGCGGCCGAGCTGCAGATGCTCTCCGCTCTGTCATCATCTCCCAGCAGCTCCTTGGAACCCGAGAGATTGTCATTGTTCATCAT ACTGACTGCGGCATGCTCACCTTCTCCGATCTGGATCTCAAGACAAAGGTTCGTAAGGATCTTGGTGAAGACGTTGATCACATTGCTTTCCTCCCTTTCGGAGACCTTGAACAGAGTGTCCGTGACGATATCACTTTCTTGAAGAAAAGTCCTCTTGTTCTGGATGTTCCTATCACAGGCTATATCTATGATGTTAAATCTGGCAGGATCAACAAGGTTGATGCTTAA
- a CDS encoding related to Pyranose 2-oxidase: MVHKPTPSPSSASDTFHLEKTDVLIVGSGPIGATFAHTLVKKGIKVTMIDIGQQETRRVGDHKKNSVAVQKDISLFTNTVKGELHPLSVPTNSARPVIEPASWSRRPTDSAYVLNGQNPEQKAYGNLPAAAATRVVGGMGSHWTCCTPRQHKGIERSDLFSDSEWNALYSRAEKLFKKTDDAFDDSVRQRLVKRVLTEAYPDREMKSMPLACKRKQGNKEYVEWSCTATILGELSTPEYFYKGEERLFDIRPNTQCDRLEVDALGQIHYAVINDLENNKEYYIEAKKYVVCAGAVLTPGILYKSKLKGKLPMLGHYLTEQPMAFCQVVLDRTLVNSVRDEEAVKTHTAAHENDPLPFPFNDPDPQVYFPVSEKYPWHTQIHRDAFGYGEVPSNIDQRLVVDLRWFGYMKPEYENCVTFSTETKDQFGMPQPIFNFILDEEAEERCKRMITDMIDVARKLGGFLPGAEPKYLAPGSALHICGTYRAGSTSADSVVNKNGKAWGVDNLVLGGCGVIPTQNACNPTLTAACFALAAADKIIEDLQVDQ, from the exons GAAAAGACCGATGTTCTCATTGTTGGCTCTGGCCCAATCGGTGCCACCTTCGCTCATACCCTCGTCAAAAAGGGCATCAAGGTCACCATGATTGATATCGGCCAGCA GGAAACTCGCCGTGTCGGCGATCATAAGAAGAATAGCGTTGCAGTTCAGAAGGATATCAGCTTGTTCACGAA CACTGTTAAG GGAGAGCTGCACCCACTGTCGGTGCCAACCAATTCCGCAAGGCCTGTGATTGAGCCAGCATCCTGGTCTCGCAG ACCTACTGACTCAGCCTATGTCCTTAATGGTCAGAACCCGGAGCAGAAGGCCTATGGTAACCTACCTGCCGCAGCCGCAACTCGTGTTGTTGGCGGTATGGGATCTCACTGGACATGCTGCACCCCTCGACAGCACAAGGGGATTGAACGGTCTGACCTTTTCAGCGACAGTGAGTGGAACGCTCTCTACAGTCGGGctgagaagctcttcaagaagaccgACGACGCTTTTGATGATTCTGTTCGCCAGAGGCTCGTCAAGCGCGTCCTTACGGAGGCCTATCCCGATCGTGAGATGAAGAGCATGCCGTTGGCCTGCAAACGCAAACAAGGTAACAAAGAGTACGTTGAGTGGTCTTGCACTGCTACCATTCTTGGTGAGCTGTCTACGCCAGAGTACTTTTATAAGGGCGAAGAACGACTGTTCGACATCAGGCCCAACACCCAGTGCGACAGGCTTGAAGTGGATGCCCTGGGCCAGATTCACTACGCCGTGATCAACGACCTTGAAAACAACAAAGAGTACTAcatcgaggccaagaagtacGTCGTCTGTGCCGGTGCCGTTCTTACTCCGGGTATTTTGTACAAGTCTAAGTTGAAGGGCAAGCTGCCTATGCTG GGCCATTACTTGACTGAGCAGCCTATGGCGTTTTGTCAAGTCGTCCTTGATAGGACTCTAGTCAACAGTGTCCGGGACGAAGAGGCTGTCAAAACTCACACTGCAGCGCATGAGAATGACCCGCTCCCCTTTCCCTTCAACGATCCTGACCCTCAGGTTTACTTCCCGGTGTCCGAGAAATATCCTTGGCATACTCAGATTCATCGTGATGCCTTTGGCTATGGCGAAGTCCCGTCCAACATCGATCAACGCCTCGTTGTCGATCTTCGCTGGTTTGGCTACATGAAACCTGAATATGAGAACTGTGTCACATTCTCTACCGAGACCAAAGATCAGTTTGGAATGCCTCAG ccaatcttcaacttcatcttggaTGAGGAAGCGGAAGAGCGCTGCAAGCGAATGATTACAGA CATGATCGATGTTGCTAGAAAGCTTGGCGGCTTCCTTCCTGGTGCTGAGCCCAAGTACCTCGCTCCTGGATCTGCTCTCCATATCTGCGGCACATACCGCGCGGGCAGCACTTCAGCTGATAGTGTTGTCAACAAGAACGGCAAGGCTTGGGGCGTTGATaaccttgttcttggaggaTGCGGTGTCATTCCTACCCAGAATGCTTGCAATCCTACCCTCACTGCTGCTTGTTTCGCTCTTGCAGCCGCTGACAAGATCATTGAAGATCTTCAGGTCGACCAGTGA